Below is a genomic region from Paludicola sp. MB14-C6.
TTACCGAGCAGGTGAAGGGTGAAACCACTACTACGCCAACCACACCGCAACAAAATATTTCACAAAAAGAACCGATTCAAACGCAGCCTGTAACAGTTGTGATAGATAGAATCTTAATTGCGGCATATGTTTGGTTGCTTGGCATATTTGCAGTCTCTGTCTTTTACTGTATCAAACGTATTCAATTTCATCAGTACTTGAAATGGAATAGTCAAAAGGTTAACCAAAAACGTTTATTAAGCATGATCACACAAGTAAGCAATGAAATTCGATTAAGTAAGAATGTAACTCCAATTCTTTGCAAAGGAATTTCAAGTCCAATGGTGATTAGTTTAGTCAAGCCAAAGCTGTTATTACCGATGTTGAATTACTCCGATGAAAACTTGAAGGCTATCTTAAGGCATGAACTGATACATATTAAGAAAAATCACCTTTGGTTTAAGTTTGGAATATTACTTTGCGAGATTGTATATTGGTTTAATCCATTTGTTTATCTCATGACACGATTTGCACAAAGAGATATCGAATATGCTTGTGATTCTGCTGTTTTAAAATATACAAGTGAATCCTATAAAGAAGAATATAGCAGAGCCATTCTTTCAGTTATTGAAAACACACTTTGGGGCAATAAAAGAACGAACTTAGTGCTTTCAACTGGATTTAGCGATGGAAAGAAAACCTTAAAAAATCGTTTTCAAAACATATTTGATGACAACAAAAAGAAAAAAGGATTCTTTATCATTGTCGCACTCATTCTTGTAATAACAATAGTTGGTTCAATCGTGGTATTCGGCAAAAAGGATGTAAAACAAGTCAATGATAGCTTAACAATATATAAGTATGTTGATGATATAGATGATGATCTAGTTAGTGTTGGTCCAGGATATCATATTAAAAACATGATATCTTATTATAAGCAAAAATATCCGAATGTAAAAGTTAATTTGGTTGAGTTCAAAGGTACAAAAAAAGAGTATTTTAATAAGTTAAATAGTGATGTCATGGCAGGAAAAGGACCTGATGTTATCGTATTGGATCAAGATTTTGTTAACTATTCTAATGCTTACAAACTTATGAAGTCTGGTGTGTTAACGGAGCTAGATGATTTTATAAAACAAGATAAAAATATTAACTTGAATGATTATTATAAACCAATTATGGATGAAGGAATTTATAAAAACAGACGTTATATTTTGCCAGTACAGTTTACCGTACCTTTAATGATGTCAGGAAAACAAGCTTTAAAAGATGCGGGAATCAACGCAGATAATTGTAAAAAAGATTTTTGGGGACTATCTGAAGAAATGTATCGTTATTATTCTCAAAGTCAAGATAAAGACAAGTTGATAAGGTCAACTTGGAAATATAATCCATTTATTGATGAGCTTGAATATATGGGGATTCGTGGGGCCTTTGATTATAATAAAGAAACGGTAAAATTTGATACAAATGATTTCAAAAAAGCAATGAAACAATATAAACCTTGGTATCAATTTGATCAAAAAACTGACCCAAATGAATATATGCCATTTGGAAGATTGATAAATGAGAAAAAAGTATTATTTGGAGCTAGTCTAGATCAAAACCCAATGGGCATTTTTTATTATATTCAAACGCTAGAAAACAAAGATCAGCCTGTAATTATACCAATTCGAACTATAGATGGCGGAATGGAAGCACAAATTTCAACTGCGGTAGGAATTCGAAACAATAGCAAAAACAAACAAAACGCATATAACTATATCAAGCTAATGTTATCTCCTGAAGCAATGTATGATTATTTTAATCAAGGCTTTTCAACAAATAAAAAGTTTGCACAAGCAATTATTACTTCAAATCGAGAAGTCACACCAGGGCACTATAGCAAAGAATATGACATTACATATTCGGCAATTCCAAAAGAGTGCTATAAAGAAGTATCATCAATTTTAGACCAAGTAAATGGTGCTCATTTCTACACACCATTAACTAATCAATTGATAGATTACATGAAGTCTTACTTAGAAGACAAAAAGTCCTATGAGGAATGTATCAAAGAAGCCAAACAGAAATTTGAGTTATACTTATCCGAATAATAAAAGGAGGCGGCAAAATGACATTGAAGCAACGACAACAGCGGATTGGAATTTTGTTCGCCTCTCCTTTTTTGATTGGATTTATCCTTTTCTTTATTGCACCTTTTATAATAAGTATCGGTTATACTTTTACATTTGGAACCGGTGGCACACGTTTTGTAGGACTTCAAAACTATGTGGATGTTTTCAATAGCTCCGCATTCCAACTAGCAAGTTATAATACGTTTCGATTTATTTCTATTGGAGTGCCACTAATCATGCTTTTAGCGCTAGTAATTTCGTTACTACTCAATAAAAAGTTCGGTGGCTCTAGCTTTTTTCGCTCAGTATTTTTATATCCGTTAGTCATTCCAATCGCATCAACTGTTATGGTATTCAATCTTTTCTTTGCAGAATCAGGCTTGCTCAATACCCTATTCAGTACTATTGGAATTCCTGTAGTAGAATGGTTGAATTCCAATTATGCGTTTTCTGTTTTAGTGGGGTTATACATATGGAAAAACTGCGGATATAACATTGTGTTATTACTAACGGGGCTAAATTCAATTCCATATGATTTTTATGAAGTAGCAAGAATAGAAGGGGCAACAAAATGGCAGCAGTTTCGCTATATTACTATGCCAATCATGATGCCAACTTTCTTCTTTGTCTTTGTCATTTCCATAATCAACTCATTCAAGTGTTTTCGTGAAGCATTTTTATTAAGCGGAACACTACCCCATAAAAGTATCTATATGTTGCAGCACTTTATGAATAACAATTTTACAAACTTAAATTATCAACGGTTATCCGTAGCAGCATTTTTGATATTTCTTGTAATCTTTGCGCTGATTTATGTATTGTTTCGAATGAGAAAAAAGGCGGGTGATATTCAATTATGAAAAAATCACTTCCACGATATATTGTTCTCATTTTCTTTTCTCTATTTATACTAATACCAATTATCTATACTATAATGAATTCATTTATGTCAGCAAATGAGATTAACCGTTATTACAGTTTGATGAATGAATCTGGTGTTAAAACCATGTTTCACATTTTCCCCGATGATTTTAGCTTTGAGGGCTATTATAACATGCTGTTAAGACAACCAGACTATTTGATGAAGTTTTGGAATTCATTAATCCTAACTGGATCTATTGTTATTGGACAAGTAATAATATCTTCTTTGGGTGGATATGCTTTTGCTAAATTTGAATTTCCTATGAAAAATGGTATCTTTTTTTTACTCATTATTCTCATGATGATGCCATATCAAGTAACTTTGGTATCTAACTATATTATTTTAGATAAACTGCATTTAATCGGCTCTATGTGGGCAGTTATTTTCCCAGGTATCTTTTCTCCGTTTGGTGTTTTCTTGATGA
It encodes:
- a CDS encoding extracellular solute-binding protein; protein product: MLKTIFSSIIEISIVSSIIITLLAILYTFINKRYAAKWHCVIWFVIMLRLLVPINITLPSAPIVVPEPPKQEVVVNRPVQQTQPVVTEQVKGETTTTPTTPQQNISQKEPIQTQPVTVVIDRILIAAYVWLLGIFAVSVFYCIKRIQFHQYLKWNSQKVNQKRLLSMITQVSNEIRLSKNVTPILCKGISSPMVISLVKPKLLLPMLNYSDENLKAILRHELIHIKKNHLWFKFGILLCEIVYWFNPFVYLMTRFAQRDIEYACDSAVLKYTSESYKEEYSRAILSVIENTLWGNKRTNLVLSTGFSDGKKTLKNRFQNIFDDNKKKKGFFIIVALILVITIVGSIVVFGKKDVKQVNDSLTIYKYVDDIDDDLVSVGPGYHIKNMISYYKQKYPNVKVNLVEFKGTKKEYFNKLNSDVMAGKGPDVIVLDQDFVNYSNAYKLMKSGVLTELDDFIKQDKNINLNDYYKPIMDEGIYKNRRYILPVQFTVPLMMSGKQALKDAGINADNCKKDFWGLSEEMYRYYSQSQDKDKLIRSTWKYNPFIDELEYMGIRGAFDYNKETVKFDTNDFKKAMKQYKPWYQFDQKTDPNEYMPFGRLINEKKVLFGASLDQNPMGIFYYIQTLENKDQPVIIPIRTIDGGMEAQISTAVGIRNNSKNKQNAYNYIKLMLSPEAMYDYFNQGFSTNKKFAQAIITSNREVTPGHYSKEYDITYSAIPKECYKEVSSILDQVNGAHFYTPLTNQLIDYMKSYLEDKKSYEECIKEAKQKFELYLSE
- a CDS encoding carbohydrate ABC transporter permease, producing the protein MTLKQRQQRIGILFASPFLIGFILFFIAPFIISIGYTFTFGTGGTRFVGLQNYVDVFNSSAFQLASYNTFRFISIGVPLIMLLALVISLLLNKKFGGSSFFRSVFLYPLVIPIASTVMVFNLFFAESGLLNTLFSTIGIPVVEWLNSNYAFSVLVGLYIWKNCGYNIVLLLTGLNSIPYDFYEVARIEGATKWQQFRYITMPIMMPTFFFVFVISIINSFKCFREAFLLSGTLPHKSIYMLQHFMNNNFTNLNYQRLSVAAFLIFLVIFALIYVLFRMRKKAGDIQL
- a CDS encoding carbohydrate ABC transporter permease; amino-acid sequence: MKKSLPRYIVLIFFSLFILIPIIYTIMNSFMSANEINRYYSLMNESGVKTMFHIFPDDFSFEGYYNMLLRQPDYLMKFWNSLILTGSIVIGQVIISSLGGYAFAKFEFPMKNGIFFLLIILMMMPYQVTLVSNYIILDKLHLIGSMWAVIFPGIFSPFGVFLMKQVIATIPTELLEAARLDGASELQVLFRVVIPRAKSGVVSLVILSFIDNWNMVEQPLVFLKDTRQYPLSIFLAQNYSQNMSLSFACGVLAMIPVLLLFVFFEQELIEGISFSNLK